In Nostoc sp. GT001, a genomic segment contains:
- a CDS encoding DUF2834 domain-containing protein, with translation MVKVIYLLLCILGFVLPYSQFVPFILEHGLDIKLFFEQLFANKISGFFGMDLIVSSLVLWTFIFWEGTRLKMQNLWVYVVCNLLVGVSLGLPLFLFMRERQLEQQAETLGY, from the coding sequence ATGGTTAAAGTCATATATCTTCTGCTTTGTATACTTGGCTTTGTTCTACCTTACTCCCAGTTTGTTCCATTCATCTTAGAGCATGGTCTTGATATAAAGCTGTTTTTTGAACAACTCTTTGCCAACAAAATTTCTGGTTTTTTTGGCATGGATCTTATTGTTTCATCCCTAGTTTTGTGGACATTCATATTTTGGGAAGGAACACGTCTGAAAATGCAAAATCTCTGGGTTTACGTTGTCTGCAATCTTTTAGTTGGTGTTTCTTTAGGTCTTCCCTTATTTCTTTTCATGCGAGAGCGCCAGCTTGAACAGCAAGCTGAAACACTGGGTTATTAA
- a CDS encoding ABC exporter membrane fusion protein produces the protein MVQKLSEKTSKKGLITLVIAATAITGGIVVYGISQFGLVGQAKKSEPVETTPNIQKVAALGRLEPEAEVISLFAPLALDGDRIAKILVKEGDRVKAGQVVAILDARDRLQTAVLQAQQQVRVAQAKLAQVQAGAKAGEIQAQQASVERLQAQSQGDKTAQQEAIFRIEAQWEGDRIAQEATIKKLEAELKNAEAEYQRYQQLYSQGAVSNSLYDSKGLTVETAKQQVDEAKAVLNRINTTASKQLAEAKAALARTNATGSKQVSEAKATLTSIAEVRPVDVAAAKTEVENAIATLKHAQTELAAAYIKAPMAGQIIKIHTRVGEKISDSGIADLAQTNQMMAVAEVYQTDIGKVKLGQQAVISSQAFIGELRGTVAQIGLQVNRQNVFSNQPGENLDSRVVEVKIRLNPEDSKRVAGFTNLQIQTAIEI, from the coding sequence ATGGTTCAAAAGCTGTCAGAAAAAACTTCTAAAAAAGGGTTAATTACATTAGTAATTGCAGCTACTGCTATTACAGGTGGAATTGTTGTTTATGGAATTTCTCAGTTTGGATTAGTTGGTCAAGCTAAGAAATCTGAGCCAGTTGAAACCACACCCAACATTCAAAAAGTAGCTGCATTAGGACGGCTAGAACCGGAAGCAGAGGTAATTAGCTTGTTTGCGCCCTTAGCATTGGATGGCGATCGCATTGCCAAAATTCTAGTCAAAGAAGGCGATCGTGTTAAAGCCGGACAGGTGGTAGCAATTTTAGACGCCCGCGATCGCTTGCAAACTGCTGTACTACAAGCCCAACAACAAGTCAGAGTTGCTCAAGCTAAACTCGCTCAAGTGCAAGCAGGAGCAAAAGCAGGAGAAATTCAGGCCCAGCAGGCAAGCGTTGAACGTCTCCAGGCCCAATCTCAAGGAGACAAAACAGCGCAACAGGAAGCCATATTCCGCATAGAGGCACAGTGGGAAGGCGACAGAATAGCGCAAGAGGCAACCATTAAGAAGCTAGAGGCAGAACTCAAAAATGCCGAAGCCGAATATCAACGTTATCAGCAGCTCTATTCTCAAGGCGCAGTTTCTAATTCTTTGTACGATAGCAAAGGTTTGACTGTAGAAACTGCCAAACAGCAAGTAGACGAAGCCAAAGCAGTTCTCAACCGGATTAACACCACTGCTAGCAAACAACTTGCCGAAGCCAAAGCAGCACTCGCTCGCACTAACGCCACTGGTAGCAAGCAAGTCAGTGAAGCCAAAGCTACGCTGACCAGTATTGCAGAAGTCCGACCTGTAGATGTCGCCGCAGCCAAGACAGAAGTTGAAAATGCGATCGCCACACTCAAACATGCCCAAACCGAGTTGGCGGCTGCTTACATCAAAGCACCGATGGCGGGACAAATCATCAAAATTCATACGCGAGTCGGAGAAAAAATTAGTGATTCTGGCATTGCAGACTTAGCGCAAACAAACCAGATGATGGCAGTAGCAGAAGTTTATCAAACCGACATCGGTAAAGTGAAACTAGGACAACAGGCAGTAATTAGCAGTCAGGCATTTATCGGTGAACTGCGAGGAACCGTTGCCCAAATTGGTTTGCAGGTGAATAGACAAAACGTTTTCAGCAACCAGCCAGGGGAGAACCTCGATAGCCGAGTAGTTGAGGTAAAAATTCGCCTTAATCCTGAAGACAGCAAACGAGTTGCAGGTTTCACTAACTTACAGATACAGACAGCGATTGAAATATAG
- a CDS encoding TetR/AcrR family transcriptional regulator — protein MPKIVDHEQYRKELLDKCFDLFAQKGYGSITMRQIAEGLGVSTGTLYHYFPSKQALFEQLAQEICEQDLSTALAELQGAQTLQESMEALGRYLVKNEDYFIKWTYIWIDFCQHKDSKEMLKNSIFKRNNQRYQEAICDLFGIQDSVLASFVLSFVDGLILEKLWGNETIDFIEQCALLGKMLTAYLPQHTARM, from the coding sequence ATGCCAAAGATTGTTGACCATGAGCAATACCGTAAAGAACTGCTCGACAAGTGCTTTGATTTATTTGCCCAAAAAGGCTATGGTTCCATCACTATGCGCCAAATTGCTGAGGGATTAGGGGTTTCTACTGGTACGTTGTACCACTATTTTCCTAGCAAGCAAGCTCTATTTGAGCAATTAGCCCAGGAGATTTGTGAGCAAGACTTAAGTACAGCATTAGCTGAATTACAAGGAGCGCAAACGCTACAAGAATCAATGGAAGCACTAGGAAGATATCTAGTGAAAAATGAAGATTACTTCATTAAATGGACTTACATTTGGATAGATTTTTGCCAACACAAAGACTCTAAAGAAATGTTAAAAAATAGTATTTTTAAGCGGAATAATCAGCGTTACCAGGAGGCGATTTGCGATTTATTTGGGATTCAAGATTCGGTATTGGCTTCCTTTGTTTTGAGCTTTGTAGATGGTTTAATTCTGGAGAAGTTATGGGGTAATGAAACAATTGATTTTATTGAACAATGTGCATTGTTAGGCAAAATGCTGACAGCATATTTACCGCAACATACAGCCAGAATGTAA
- a CDS encoding endo-1,4-beta-xylanase, with the protein MPYRRKFLTRAGYTTLSALLTMGFLQKDKQKENHSTASIAANYTTNNSSLRQLAAAKGKRYGAAIASDILLKEKDYASLIARECSIVTPNGELKWDATEPQPGQFTFESADAIANFCQKHNIDLHGHTLFWHMGRPDWATYPPTLKMIERHVKGVMGHYRNSPVLKSWDIANEIIVDNENETDNATTGLRKGVKPELIRDLFLIAASVDSSKKFYLNDFGIEGTTWKSDRFLKMVEYLKNSGVKIDGAGIQSHLWFSTAYGFDEKGFNSVLKRLNDLEVKPIITELDIIIDTPLPDSIKKLDQMVADSYKRYLDLCFAAKVDTVITWGLTDRHTWIRHPQWMPRKTFRNNPSLWKFLRPLPFDENLQSKPAHNAIAQAFQEST; encoded by the coding sequence ATGCCTTATCGGAGAAAATTTTTAACAAGAGCAGGATATACTACCCTTTCTGCCTTATTGACTATGGGGTTTTTACAAAAAGATAAGCAAAAAGAAAACCATAGTACGGCTTCTATTGCAGCAAATTATACAACTAACAATTCTTCTCTTCGGCAATTAGCTGCCGCCAAAGGAAAGCGTTATGGCGCAGCAATTGCTAGTGATATTTTGCTAAAAGAGAAGGATTACGCTAGCCTGATTGCTCGTGAATGTTCGATTGTGACACCGAATGGTGAATTAAAATGGGACGCCACTGAACCACAGCCAGGACAATTTACCTTTGAATCAGCAGATGCGATCGCCAATTTCTGCCAAAAGCATAATATAGACTTGCACGGGCATACCCTTTTCTGGCACATGGGAAGACCGGACTGGGCAACATACCCCCCTACACTTAAGATGATCGAACGCCATGTTAAAGGAGTTATGGGGCATTATCGCAATAGTCCCGTTTTAAAGTCTTGGGATATTGCCAATGAAATTATCGTTGATAATGAAAATGAAACTGACAACGCAACAACCGGTTTGCGTAAAGGGGTAAAACCAGAATTAATTCGAGATTTGTTTTTAATTGCCGCTTCAGTTGATAGCAGCAAGAAATTTTACCTAAACGATTTTGGCATCGAAGGCACCACATGGAAATCAGACCGTTTCTTAAAAATGGTCGAATATCTGAAGAATAGTGGCGTTAAAATTGACGGGGCAGGTATCCAATCGCATCTATGGTTTTCTACTGCCTATGGTTTTGACGAGAAAGGATTTAATTCCGTCTTAAAACGGCTTAACGATCTTGAAGTTAAACCAATAATCACAGAATTAGATATTATTATTGATACGCCATTGCCCGATAGTATTAAAAAGCTAGACCAGATGGTAGCCGACAGTTACAAGCGATATCTTGATCTGTGCTTTGCGGCTAAAGTCGATACTGTCATTACATGGGGGCTTACCGATCGTCATACCTGGATACGTCATCCCCAGTGGATGCCAAGAAAAACCTTTAGAAACAATCCAAGTCTCTGGAAATTTCTGCGTCCGCTTCCCTTCGATGAGAATCTGCAATCTAAACCAGCCCACAATGCTATAGCCCAGGCTTTTCAGGAATCAACTTAA
- a CDS encoding WecB/TagA/CpsF family glycosyltransferase — MKKRFSYKLIGAQVDALSILDLNLLIEESIDRDEKWIIANHNLHSLYLFHNDPKMQAFYAKAEYTHIDSMPLVFLGKLLGFPIKREQRVTYADWVWPLMAEAASKGWRVFYLGSKPGVAENAANILCQKFPGLQIACAHGYIDIDKDSQENLATVAAINAYKPHILMVGMGMPRQEYWIYENLEHIHANTILTSGACMDYIAGAIPTPPRWMGKVGLEWLYRLLSEPKRLWRRYLVEPWFVGTLFLREIWSISSKRKKNNLLVFLSTKFQKFVA; from the coding sequence ATGAAAAAGCGATTTTCTTATAAACTTATTGGTGCTCAAGTGGATGCACTCTCTATCCTTGACTTAAATTTATTGATTGAAGAATCTATTGATCGAGATGAAAAATGGATTATTGCTAATCACAACTTACATAGTCTTTATCTCTTCCATAACGATCCAAAAATGCAAGCTTTTTATGCGAAGGCAGAATATACCCATATTGATAGTATGCCTCTAGTGTTTCTTGGAAAGCTGTTGGGTTTTCCAATTAAACGGGAACAAAGAGTAACCTATGCTGATTGGGTATGGCCTCTGATGGCAGAAGCTGCTAGTAAAGGCTGGCGTGTATTCTATTTAGGTTCAAAGCCAGGAGTTGCTGAAAATGCAGCAAATATTTTATGCCAGAAATTTCCTGGTTTACAGATTGCTTGCGCTCATGGCTATATTGATATAGATAAAGATAGTCAAGAAAATCTTGCCACTGTGGCTGCAATTAATGCTTACAAACCCCATATATTAATGGTAGGGATGGGTATGCCACGCCAAGAGTATTGGATTTACGAAAATCTTGAACATATTCATGCCAACACTATTTTGACTAGTGGAGCCTGTATGGACTATATAGCAGGAGCAATACCTACTCCTCCTCGCTGGATGGGAAAGGTGGGATTGGAATGGTTATATCGCTTGTTATCTGAACCAAAAAGACTTTGGAGACGTTACTTAGTTGAGCCTTGGTTTGTTGGCACATTATTTTTGCGAGAAATTTGGAGTATCTCAAGTAAACGAAAAAAAAATAACCTGCTGGTATTTCTAAGTACGAAATTTCAAAAGTTCGTAGCTTGA
- a CDS encoding glycosyltransferase family 4 protein, producing MGKRLLIVSTLDSSQPFGAFTRPFYLGQYLTKHFDVFQLGLDCSSVNYAPSFSIGSRSLRSYIQSIEKCIDEFCPDIVYAQETLPGLAALVSLKLRKHSSSSLVLDFHTFSPYEYWMRLFSVANPFKEFAQCIKTYIAQGILIFSGSPIIAAGESIPKLISQWYGKTPQQIYSIGNGVTQDLLNTEVFPDKDPYQAFRPAKIVVIIAPKTFQFPTNDMSVSMAIEVAKSLESHQEKVHFVVIGRDSSDILEPIPSNISFLGFLPKREDFVAHLKYADIALLPFSKQAVAGGARNKALDYFASRKLVVSTPEGLRGLEEFRNLEHLLVTGYSSEEIAKTILDAASNIDKYQSIVDTAYTLITEKYSWNARAQNIADILIKTSTF from the coding sequence ATGGGTAAACGCTTACTGATTGTCTCAACCCTCGATTCTAGTCAGCCATTTGGTGCATTTACTAGACCTTTTTATCTAGGACAATATCTTACTAAACATTTTGATGTTTTTCAGCTAGGTTTAGATTGTTCATCTGTTAATTATGCACCTTCTTTTTCTATTGGTTCAAGAAGCTTGAGGTCATATATTCAATCTATAGAAAAGTGCATCGACGAGTTTTGTCCAGACATTGTGTATGCTCAAGAAACACTACCTGGATTGGCTGCTTTAGTTTCACTAAAGCTGAGAAAACACAGTAGTTCCTCTCTTGTCTTAGATTTTCATACATTTTCGCCTTATGAATACTGGATGCGCTTGTTTTCAGTTGCCAATCCCTTCAAAGAGTTTGCACAATGTATTAAGACATATATTGCTCAGGGAATTTTAATATTCTCTGGTAGTCCAATTATTGCAGCAGGTGAATCAATTCCTAAACTAATTTCCCAATGGTATGGAAAAACTCCACAGCAAATTTATTCTATCGGGAATGGAGTGACTCAAGACTTACTCAATACTGAAGTTTTTCCAGATAAAGACCCCTATCAAGCATTTAGACCAGCTAAAATAGTGGTTATTATTGCTCCCAAAACATTTCAATTTCCAACTAATGATATGTCTGTATCAATGGCTATCGAGGTCGCGAAATCCCTTGAAAGCCATCAAGAGAAAGTACATTTTGTTGTTATTGGCAGGGATAGTAGTGATATTTTAGAACCAATACCCTCTAATATTTCTTTTTTAGGCTTTTTACCTAAAAGAGAAGATTTTGTAGCCCATCTGAAATATGCAGATATTGCTTTGTTGCCATTTTCAAAACAAGCAGTAGCAGGTGGTGCTCGCAATAAAGCATTAGATTATTTTGCTAGTAGAAAATTAGTTGTATCAACACCAGAAGGCTTGCGAGGTTTAGAAGAATTTCGCAATTTAGAACACTTGTTAGTAACAGGATACTCTAGCGAAGAAATCGCTAAGACAATACTAGATGCTGCTTCAAATATTGATAAATATCAGTCAATTGTAGATACAGCATATACTTTAATTACAGAAAAATATTCCTGGAATGCAAGAGCGCAAAATATCGCAGACATCCTCATAAAAACAAGTACTTTTTAG
- a CDS encoding glycosyltransferase family 2 protein: MKQANLAVIMTCHNRRNTTLACLNALYQQKKHCDVYLTDDGSSDGTTEAVKAEYPEVQILQGNGNLFWVGGMHLAFGEAIKYQYDYYLWLNDDTFLEANAVTKLLQVHQNLTELGYADSIVVGSTKDLITGKATYGGAVKSKKWYSNKFEFLEPSFVIQQCDAMYGNCVLIHKSVAAKVGNIDTAFVHSLGDLDYALRARKLGCKIWVAPGYIGTCTKNSIRNSWADTNLNLLERLKKVLEIKGFPLKSWTIFCSRHSGPFWILYWFLPYIRAIIGYKDLGTSPTFSEDINQTSSGV, translated from the coding sequence ATGAAGCAAGCAAATCTAGCCGTAATTATGACCTGCCATAACAGGCGGAATACAACTCTTGCCTGTCTAAATGCTTTATATCAGCAAAAAAAACATTGTGATGTTTATTTAACTGATGATGGGAGTTCTGATGGGACTACAGAGGCTGTTAAAGCAGAATATCCAGAAGTACAAATTCTTCAAGGTAATGGCAATTTATTTTGGGTGGGAGGAATGCATCTCGCTTTTGGTGAGGCAATCAAATATCAATATGATTATTATCTGTGGTTGAATGATGACACATTTCTGGAAGCCAATGCTGTGACTAAACTGTTGCAGGTTCATCAAAATTTGACGGAACTTGGTTATGCAGACTCAATTGTAGTTGGTTCAACTAAAGACTTAATTACAGGAAAAGCAACCTATGGAGGAGCGGTAAAATCTAAAAAGTGGTATTCTAATAAATTTGAATTTTTAGAACCAAGTTTCGTTATCCAACAATGCGATGCTATGTATGGTAACTGCGTGCTAATTCATAAAAGTGTTGCCGCCAAAGTTGGCAATATTGATACAGCTTTTGTTCATAGTTTAGGAGATTTAGATTATGCCCTGAGAGCGCGTAAATTGGGTTGTAAAATATGGGTAGCTCCTGGGTATATTGGGACTTGTACTAAAAACTCTATCCGCAATAGTTGGGCCGATACCAATTTAAATCTATTAGAGCGCTTGAAAAAAGTACTAGAAATTAAAGGATTTCCATTGAAATCATGGACTATATTTTGTAGCAGACACTCTGGGCCATTCTGGATATTGTACTGGTTCTTACCCTATATCAGAGCAATTATTGGCTACAAAGATTTGGGCACCTCTCCCACATTTTCTGAGGATATTAATCAAACTAGCTCAGGAGTTTAA